In Zea mays cultivar B73 chromosome 7, Zm-B73-REFERENCE-NAM-5.0, whole genome shotgun sequence, the following proteins share a genomic window:
- the LOC100217138 gene encoding SAUR30-auxin-responsive SAUR family member isoform X1: MMSSLKLTEVVSKRWGGGGSSSKVTSPSAAACPRGHFAAYTREGRRFFVPIAYLASDTFRELLSMAEEEFGEPGARPIVLPCSASHLEQILDAFRSGGGAKKKKESAGRISKIW, translated from the coding sequence ATGATGAGCTCGCTGAAGCTGACGGAGGTCGTCTCCAAGAGgtggggcggcggcggcagcagcagcaaggtgaCCTCCCCGAGCGCGGCGGCGTGCCCGCGAGGCCACTTCGCGGCCTACACGCGGGAGGGCCGCCGCTTCTTTGTCCCCATCGCCTACCTCGCCAGCGACACCTTCCGGGAGCTGCTCAGCATGGCCGAGGAGGAGTTCGGCGAGCCCGGCGCCCGCCCCATCGTGCTGCCCTGCTCCGCCAGCCATCTGGAGCAGATCCTCGACGCCTTccgcagcggcggcggcgccaagaagaagaagGAGAGCGCCGGCAGGATCAGCAAGATCTGGTAG